One stretch of Danio rerio strain Tuebingen ecotype United States chromosome 6, GRCz12tu, whole genome shotgun sequence DNA includes these proteins:
- the nxph4 gene encoding neurexophilin-4, with translation MRLLCWSFLLLIQWILRKVDGLEKQVGRSLDYVDPGSTGSVFKSVPYGGLKPPTHTSRIFPPVDHKPKPPPPGFSFHNPYEWARNQTHLPDQSGYRPKRKPTLKTSMKTKKIFGWGDFYFNVKTLKFSLLVTGKIVDHINGTFTVYFRHNSSSLGNVSVSIVPPTKIVEFEIQNPMHPEIQFHPPQQSTIDPKDIKTFNCRVEYEKTDRSKKPKPCLYDPSQTCFTENTQSHSSWLCAKPFKVICIFISFFSIDYKLVQKVCPDYNFQSEHPYFG, from the coding sequence GTTGACGGTCTGGAGAAGCAGGTGGGTCGGTCTCTAGATTATGTGGATCCGGGATCAACAGGTAGCGTTTTCAAGAGCGTCCCGTACGGCGGACTGAAGCCCCCCACACACACCTCCCGAATATTCCCCCCTGTCGACCACAAGCCCAAACCACCACCACCCGGCTTCAGCTTCCACAACCCGTACGAGTGGGCACGCAACCAGACGCACCTGCCGGACCAGAGCGGCTACCGGCCCAAACGCAAGCCCACCCTCAAGACCTCCATGAAGACCAAGAAGATCTTCGGCTGGGGCGACTTCTACTTCAACGTCAAGACGCTCAAATTCAGCCTCCTGGTGACCGGGAAGATCGTGGACCACATCAACGGGACGTTCACCGTTTACTTCCGGCACAACTCGTCCAGTCTGGGGAACGTTTCGGTCAGCATCGTCCCGCCCACCAAAATCGTAGAGTTCGAAATTCAAAACCCCATGCATCCTGAGATCCAGTTCCACCCGCCGCAACAATCCACCATCGACCCCAAGGACATCAAGACCTTTAACTGCCGTGTGGAGTACGAGAAGACGGACCGCTCCAAAAAGCCCAAGCCCTGCCTGTACGACCCGTCGCAGACCTGCTTCACGGAGAACACACAGTCACACTCGTCCTGGCTCTGCGCAAAACCCTTTAAAGTCATCTGCATCTTCATCTCCTTCTTCAGCATCGATTATAAGCTGGTGCAGAAGGTCTGCCCGGACTACAACTTTCAGAGCGAACACCCGTACTTCGGCTGA